The segment GAAGCAGGTAAAGAAGTTCCAAAGTTCCTAAATTATGCGATTTCATACCTGAATAGAAAATACCTGACGGACGAAAAAGTAATCAGCGACCTGATAGTCAGACGTGATTCAGGACTATAAACGGATCTTTATTACGTTAGAATCTAATTCTAAATCCCGTTTCATAGAATATCCGTTAACTCGAATGCAATGATCTAATTCCGTTTCTCCTCTATTTTTTCTTGGCTTTTTTCTTCGCTAAGACTTTCTTTTTAGGTAATTTTTTCTTAGCAGCGGCTTTTTTCGCGGGGGACTTCTTACGGGCAGTGGCTCTTTTCTTCCCATCCTCGCTAAGAGTTAAACTCGGGTCACGATCTAGAGTTTTGATCAGAGAAGAATGACGAAATCGAAGCGCCGACCAATCATCATCAATCGCAATCAAACGGACGCCCTCATATCCGACTTTCCCTAAAGGGTCCCATCCTGCATCCCTATGAATCGAGACGTTAAACTTCCGGGAAGTCTTTTTAGGATACGCCAACCATAATAAACCATCTTCCGCAAGGCATGTTGGAACCATCGACGCGATGTTTCGAATCTCGACTTCCGTTTGAACAAAGGCTAAAATAAGACGATATTTTTTTCCGGAACGCAAGGCCCGGTCGACAGGACCTCCTAAACTAGAAAGAGCAGGTTCGAATTCGTAAGGCGAGGAAAGGACACAAACATCCCCTTCCCCTAATTTAAATTGAAGTTTACCGAAAACGGAATGGAGAGCCATGGGGAAAGTGATACCTTCCCTCTTTAGAAAAGGCAAGCGGGAAAAACGATTATTTTATTTCTTCTTTTTTAAAGCCTCGTACTCGGCTCGCTTCAGAATCAACCACTCATGCAAGTTTTGTTTGGTATCCGTCCACTCAAACTCGGAATAATGGTAATATCCCCCGTCCGCGATAGAATAAGTGATCGGAACGGCTTGGTTGGGCGATTCTTTTAGGTAAGAAATCATTTCAGGAGTCATTATCGTTACATTTCCGGTGGGAATATGTCGATAAGTCCTAGTCGGACTATCCGAAATATTTTTTTTAAGCGAATCCACAAAGCTTAATTCTTTAGCGCCTTTTGCCAGTATCAGGCCACGCAAAATATTTGCTCTCGAATCTTTCCTTTCCGAAAGCAATCGCAAGAGGATATGCTTTCCGTTCATATCGTCGTATAAATTGACGTTCGCACCTTTTTCGACTAAATATCTCGCGATATCGTACCGTTCCGCCAGTATCGCTCTATAGAGTGGCGTCCAATTTGTTATAGTATCCGTAACCTCATAGCTTCCCCAGCGAGGATCCGCACCGGCCTCGAAAAGAATCTTCGCAATTTCCAGCGTCCTTGCCGCTTCCAACGGGCTCCGATTGTTAGCTTTGTATTGTCCGAATATATCCTTATAATTACATTCCCGAGAACGTAGATTCGGATCCGCTCCTTTTTTTATAAGAAGTTGCACCAATGCCAACTCGCCTTTTTTCGCAGCCATATAAAGAGGGGTATTGCAAGTTCTCAAGTCGTTCGGATTACTTCCTGCCTCCAGCATTTTGACGGCTTGCTCGTTATTTCCCTTTTCAATTACGGAAGCCAATCTGGAAGCGCAGTCCGTTAGAAAAACGATCGATATTAAGGTAAAGAAACGCAGAAATTTTTCCGAGAACTGATGATTCATTTTTAATTTCGATTAAAAATTTTTTAAGTTCCGCACCGTCGGTCAATCGATATTCTTCGATTCTTTATTAGGATTCGAACTGAGGCCTCAAAGATTTTTAGAAATTATAAGAGATCGTTAAACGAAAGGGCTGCGATATGATCAGATCGACCCGAGTAGAATTCGTCTCAAAATAGAATTGAAGATTCGGTAAACCCTGACTCCATTTTCGGACGGAAATTAATTCTATAAAGAAATTATTGGAATTCCAGCATCTTAGAAATGAGACGTTTTTGGTTCAGATCTAAATCACGCAGTTTATAACGGACGTTCTTATCGACTCTTCGTAGATATTTCTTATAAGTTAAGATAATCTGCTTTTGCTTATTGTAAGGAATAGGATTTCCTTCATCGTGCAATTTCGATTCCACGCCGGCTTGGATCGGCTGAGTCGGAGTGTCCGGCCAAATAAATTCGGTATCATAACTAGAATAGTATTCCAGTTTAATATCTTTATTGTTATTGGGAGAACGTTTGCCATCTTGACTGACTTGAGGCCCTTTCGGATCCGAATTGATCACTCGCCGCATTTCTCGAACGAAAATTTCTCCATTGGAGTTTGTTCTCTTAAACTGCATAATGATCTTATCTAATTTTTCCGGAGTGCCTCCCGGATAAATGAAAATTCTTGCGTTGTATAAGTACGTCTTCGGAAAATCCCAAAAAGATTCGCCGGAACCCATGTCGATTTCTAAATAAGCTTTATTATCCCGATCGGTTTTTAAGAACTGAGGTAGGTCTTGCGGTTCGTCGCCTATGTAACGAAGCGCTTTTTTAGTTGTATCTAGTTGCAAGATTTTAT is part of the Leptospira broomii serovar Hurstbridge str. 5399 genome and harbors:
- a CDS encoding ankyrin repeat domain-containing protein, whose protein sequence is MNHQFSEKFLRFFTLISIVFLTDCASRLASVIEKGNNEQAVKMLEAGSNPNDLRTCNTPLYMAAKKGELALVQLLIKKGADPNLRSRECNYKDIFGQYKANNRSPLEAARTLEIAKILFEAGADPRWGSYEVTDTITNWTPLYRAILAERYDIARYLVEKGANVNLYDDMNGKHILLRLLSERKDSRANILRGLILAKGAKELSFVDSLKKNISDSPTRTYRHIPTGNVTIMTPEMISYLKESPNQAVPITYSIADGGYYHYSEFEWTDTKQNLHEWLILKRAEYEALKKKK
- a CDS encoding LIC13212 family protein, encoding MKTRFLILFLASLVSFQLQAAPKILTLEEREVERQIEAIRKAGFSDIEIDNLHASIAENIFKINKILQLDTTKKALRYIGDEPQDLPQFLKTDRDNKAYLEIDMGSGESFWDFPKTYLYNARIFIYPGGTPEKLDKIIMQFKRTNSNGEIFVREMRRVINSDPKGPQVSQDGKRSPNNNKDIKLEYYSSYDTEFIWPDTPTQPIQAGVESKLHDEGNPIPYNKQKQIILTYKKYLRRVDKNVRYKLRDLDLNQKRLISKMLEFQ